In Colletotrichum higginsianum IMI 349063 chromosome 1, whole genome shotgun sequence, the DNA window TATTCATGACCAGTtatcttcttctcctggaCTCGTACGACGAGCTTCTGGGGGCCCTAAAGGCTTCCCTGCAACGCTCGCGACAGAGTCAGTGGCAAAGTCCCGAGAGCGACTTTGGCTTATCCCACCCTTTCTTCAACAATACCCCCGGCGGAACTTTGAACAACTTCAACCTTGTCAGTCCGTTCGATTTAGACGTCAATTCGGTCGTATTTCTCTTGTCTCGCATGATGAAGAGGCTGCACAAATCTACCGAGAGCCGCTTCGCTGTCGGTTCGCTGTCAACTCCCGCCGCTCATGGCAAGGGCCAGATGCTACCTGTTTCAAACACTGCTTTCAGTTTTGATTATCAGGACGCTGTCAGCCAGGATACGGACGGGAGTTTAGACCTCTCGCCGAACGGGAGCTACTctcccatggccatgatGGGAGACCAGGTCTCGCGGGAGGTCAGTCACAGGCATCAGATTGTCATGGAGTCGCTCCGCGTCATCAGATGGCTGGCGGATGAGTTATGACAGTCACATGTACATGGTTTTGTAGAATAAGACTCACACATCATCATGGTagatgacgaagatgacAATACTTAAATCCGTTATGGCTGCCAAATTCCAATCCCCCGTCCTGTGTTGGCGAGTGAGGCTTGGCCGTTTCATTCGTCCCTTCGGGTTCAGAGAGGTTCTTAACCCTCAACTGCATTAACGTTCTCGTCATCTCAATGAAAAGACTGCGGGGGGTGGCCATTGGAACGCATTGCTCCAGAGGACCTGACTGGTGATGACCACAGTGAGAACATGCCAAACATTTGGGACTTCATCCCATCCGGCTTTGGCTCTGTTCCAGACTTCAGGCGGCATTTCGACAGGTGAGGTGAAACTCGAAAACGGCCGGCATGGGCCCTGCACTGTGTTTCCGGTGTGTTGTGCAGTAACTTCCCGATGCCCTGGTATGTTGTCTTTCGGGGAACGAGTTTCATATCGTTGCCTGCCGCAAGGCGTTTGCGCGTGTCATGTATAACCATAAACGCCCGAATAGACAAACAGGAAACACAGGTGCCGAAATTTGGTGAGCTACGACCAACATGGCGCTCATGTAGGAACACCTCTTGAAGAACCAATCATCGTCATAGCATGGTTCGATCTAGACCTTCTCCGTTTTGATCGTTTTCGGATCCATTGCCTACAGGCTACAGGCCTCTCGTCCAAGACAAGTCATCGGGTGAACCTTGGAATGTCGTGTCATTGCACCTTGCAATTCTTCTGTCCTCCTCCGGGGTTTGATGCGGACTCTAGCAAGGCCCTAACCCAACAACAGCCTGTCTCTTTTGCTGCCTATTCTGGCGAGAGTATTCATGTTATCTTCCATCCTTCCAAACAAGACACCATTGGGAGGACAAGTGTCTTACATTCCTGGATCACGTAAGCCTCAGAGTCACTCTGAGAGTACGCCCTGTTTTTGATACCATTATCGCTCAGTGGCGCCAGTCTTGCATGGCGCTAAAAGATGACCCGATCACAACCACTAACTGAGCTTTAAGTGTTTTATTTAAATGCCGAAATGCCCAGGATGGCCCCTGTTCTTTATTTCTCAGTCCGGCTGTTGTCATGTCCTTGCCATGCGACACTGCTTAGCTCAAGACTCCGATCTCGTCCCTCTCGCCAGCACGCAAGCTACCATGACTTTCCCTTCGATTGACGACGATCTCGCTGCCCATCTCAAGAGCATATATGCCTCATATCGACACACTGTCGATATTGACGCCAAGGGGGCATTCTTCAGCCCATCTTGTTATCAGATTTGTCGCCCAAATCCATCCTTCGCCGCCACATCCAGGGGCACCATCGTGAGATACCTCCATGAGCACGCTGCCAAGAACAACTCAACGACACCCAAAAAAAGAGGCTTCTACACCATTCGACCACTTCGAGACGCCGAATACGAGTTTGGTACTGACGAGCAAGTCGCACCCGCTGGCTTTTCTTCGGCGCTGGAGGTCCGTAATAAGGCAATCAAGGAGGGGTGGTTTGGCATGAGGGTTGATTTATGGGATGAGAGGTCGGAAGACGGAGCCAATAACGCAGGTGATCTCTTGGTCAAAGTGCAGTATTGGTGGAGAAAGGAGGACGGAGTCTGGACTCAAATCTTCCACGACATTGTGTACATCGGGCCTCGTGACGGAACGGAAGGCATCGATGGCGAGATCTTGGAATAAATTTTGCAACAACAGAGGGACTTTTAATCTTTGAGGCAGTGTTCAAAGGAGCCGAATTACTCAAAGGCACAATCTCTTGTCCTTTAAAATTAGAAGCCGAGTCTCCGTCTACTACCTACGCTGCGTGACGCGTATATGCCACTCTCATTCGAGCACAGCAGCTCTTACGGGTCACGAATCCGTTAGATTGTCTCAAAAAAGTGCGACCTTGTGACTCCATGAGATAAAAAAAAATCCATCTGGAGAACTTGATTCATGGGCTACGCTGTGAGAGAGTTTAGTGGCTGCTGAGTGCCACCTATCCAACCAAATGGACATATCATAGACCTTTTTTGAATCCAGAGACTTTTAATTATGCTGATATTCAGTGCTTCGAAGTCATGCGATTTCGAAAATGGTTGATTTGTTATTTATCTGCACCTGTCGCGAGGAACCACAGCCAAGACATGTGGCGACACTGTGAACGACTTTGCAATTACCATCGACTATTTGACCCAATGAACAGAATGCTCTCTTCCCGCCTGTACACGATACAAGTCTCAGGGCAAAACACAACTTGTCAAACCATCAGCGAGTCTGTCAATTCCCAGACCATTACTTGAACCGGCTGATCCTGGAATATCTCCTTTCGAAGCACCCGGATCGAAAACACCCAACCTACATACACTCTTGAGATCATGGCCAAGAAAGGTTTTCTCGCTCTAGCTCTTGGGATTTTCGTTTTCTGCGTCAACGCCCAGGGCTCTATTCCTGCAGGGCTTGACCCATGTCGAGATGATGGCTACGATGCCGCGCGATGGGCAGCCGACAACGCCATTCGCCCCAATTACGTTCCAGTGACGACTGAGACGAGGCCCAGTATGTCACAGCATTTATCACGTCTATTCAACCAGTCCCGTCCAGGTAATCATCTTCCTGCACCAGCACTAATCTGTATCTCAGTCGTCGCTCAAAGAATCTTCGACCAACTCCAGACATCCGAGACTGGCCAGTCGTATTCGACCAGTCTTGACCAGACCAGTGTACTCTACATGACCGGCGTCACAGTCGAGCTCTTGCAGGCCCAAGTAGAGAAGTATGGAGCACCCGAAGACCTTCCCCGGTCACTCGGTACTGGCTATAACTCAGCCATTCTTGCGGTAGGTACCTTTTGCCTTTCCCCCTTGAACTGGCTGGACGCGGCAAGAATGCTAGCCTTGGCTTCATACAGGGAGAGAGAACAACTCTGCAATTCTCCGGTCGGATCGAAACCCACAACGGGTCGATGAACCTGTATGCTACTGGAGCCGGAACGGTAGCCACTCTTGATGCTCCCCGATTGTACAGCAGTGGTCCCGGGGCCATCGGCCTCTTCTCTGTCCGGGAGGCCACTCTCAATGTCACTGATCTCCGCCACTGCTCGGGTGGCTTCAGGTCGCCCACCCTCGCTGGGTTGAATATTCACAGCCAAGGTGGTGTTGCCCACACCACGGGGCCGGGCTCTCCACTGATGTACTCTCTGGGGCGGACAATGTCGTACAACCTAACTGGATGGGCCGATGCGTCCCCTGCTATCATCATGGAGGGACCCCAGTATGTGCATCTCAGCGGCTCTACCATCGCGTCGGGAACGATTGGcggcttcctcttcttcgactGGTCCATCGCCGCACAGCATGGTTCTGGCACATTGGAGGCCACGTCTCTTAATCTCACGGTCCGCGAGGGCCCGGCTTTTTATTTGGCAACTTTTTCGGCCGACATCATTCTCAAGAGCGCCTGGATCGATAACCCGTCTGGAATCCTGCTTCTC includes these proteins:
- a CDS encoding Monocarboxylate permease-like protein, with the protein product MRHCLAQDSDLVPLASTQATMTFPSIDDDLAAHLKSIYASYRHTVDIDAKGAFFSPSCYQICRPNPSFAATSRGTIVRYLHEHAAKNNSTTPKKRGFYTIRPLRDAEYEFGTDEQVAPAGFSSALEVRNKAIKEGWFGMRVDLWDERSEDGANNAGDLLVKVQYWWRKEDGVWTQIFHDIVYIGPRDGTEGIDGEILE